The Candidatus Eisenbacteria bacterium genome contains the following window.
TCGGCCAAGGTGATGCAGGATCACCGAGGAGGACCAGAGCCGGTACACTTCCTCTCGCTCGAGCCGGGCCTGATCGAGCGCTTCCTCTCCGCGCCCTCTCGCCAGGAGCACGAGGGCGAATCCGTAATGGACACCCATCCGGTCCGGGCCGAGCTCGATCGCCATCCGGAACGCTTCTTCCGCCTCCTTGAGGCGGTCGGCCGCGTGGTACGCGATCCCCAGCACCTGGTACCCGGCCGCGCTCAAGGGATCCTGCTCGACCGCGCGGCGGTAGAGCTCGATCGCCTCGTCGAGGCGACCGAGATTCGAGATGAGATTGCCGGCGAGCCGCAGAACGGACGGGTTCCCCGGCGCCGCGTCGAGCGCGCGGCGAAAGGACGCCTCCGCGGCCTTCCAGTCCCGGTCGTAGTTCATCTGCACCGCGCCCAGCCGGACGTGCCCTTCGGCAAGGTTCGGCTCCAGCTCGAGGGCGCGCATCGCGGCCTTCCTCGCGCGCTCGTTGCCCGCGTCGATCGGGTACCAACCGTATCCCGCTTCCATGGCGTACGCGGCGGAGAGATCCGCCCACGCGAGCGCGAGCGTCGGCTCGAGCTGGAGCGCCTCGATGAGGTATCCCACCCCCTTCGTGAGATCCTCGTGACTTCCCCGATGGACGAGATGCCTCCCGTGGAGGAGGAGCCGGTAGGCCTCGCCGCTCTCCCCCCGTCCTCGGGCCGCGGTCGCGACGTCCGCGCGCGCGGCCGCTCCCGCCCTGGAGTCCGGGGCCTCTCCGAGGAGCGTGGTGCGGAGCTCCTTCACCACGCTCTGCGCGATGTCGTCCTGCACCGCGAAGATGTCGTCCAGCATCCGGTCGTACGATTGAGCCCAGAGGTGATAGCCGTCCGAAGCCTGGACCAGCTGGACCGAGATGCGCACGCGGTTCCCGGACTTCCGGACCGTCCCCTCGAGCAGCGTCGCCACGTTCAGCTTCCGCCCGATCTCGCGGAGGTCCTCGCTCCTCCCCTTGAACTGGTAGGACGAGGTCCTTCCGGCCACACGCAGCCCCGGGATCTTCGTGAGGACGTTCAGGAGCTCGTCCGCGAGCCCGTCCGAGAAGTACTCATCGTCCGGGTCGTGACTCCGGTTGGCGAACGGCAGCACCGCGATCGACGGAAGGCCCTGCACGCGCGCGGGGGCTCGCTCGTGGACGGTGGCATCGGCTGCG
Protein-coding sequences here:
- a CDS encoding protein kinase, which translates into the protein MILAPGSRLGPYELLALLGAGGMGEVYRARDTRLGRHVAVKVIPRDLARDRRRVQRFELEARAAGALNHPNIVSIFDVGTHRGTRFVVMELAEGHTLREIVKRGPLPERDALEIAAQAAEGLDAAHAKGIVHRDLTPGNVMVSHEGRVKILDFGLAKLVRRDASAETDGGAMTLEGSFSSEEGSIAGTVPYMAPEQIRGEKLDARTDLFSLGILLYEMVTQRRPFGGDTPADIASSILRDRPIPPRDLRADLTEGLNRVVARCLEKDPALRYGSARELRSDLLLHRNRLEEGFDRDRTGAAGASHAADATVHERAPARVQGLPSIAVLPFANRSHDPDDEYFSDGLADELLNVLTKIPGLRVAGRTSSYQFKGRSEDLREIGRKLNVATLLEGTVRKSGNRVRISVQLVQASDGYHLWAQSYDRMLDDIFAVQDDIAQSVVKELRTTLLGEAPDSRAGAAARADVATAARGRGESGEAYRLLLHGRHLVHRGSHEDLTKGVGYLIEALQLEPTLALAWADLSAAYAMEAGYGWYPIDAGNERARKAAMRALELEPNLAEGHVRLGAVQMNYDRDWKAAEASFRRALDAAPGNPSVLRLAGNLISNLGRLDEAIELYRRAVEQDPLSAAGYQVLGIAYHAADRLKEAEEAFRMAIELGPDRMGVHYGFALVLLARGRGEEALDQARLEREEVYRLWSSSVILHHLGRGEESEAALQELIRKYGDGGAYQVAEVYAARGEVDAAFRWLERAYELKDGGLSEMKPEPSFRSLHGDPRWSALLARVGLT